In Granulicella cerasi, the following proteins share a genomic window:
- a CDS encoding ankyrin repeat domain-containing protein, with translation MAISYRAAQNLIKRGDAEGLRAALAAKLDPNAANPNGWTLLMLAAVEGNVEMAEAILERGASTNNRNSKGENALAIAEARGHEEFATFLRSRGASL, from the coding sequence ATGGCTATCTCGTATCGTGCAGCACAAAACCTCATCAAGCGCGGCGACGCAGAAGGCTTGCGCGCGGCGCTCGCCGCAAAGCTTGATCCGAACGCCGCGAACCCCAACGGCTGGACGCTCCTCATGCTCGCTGCCGTTGAAGGCAATGTCGAAATGGCCGAAGCGATTCTTGAGCGCGGCGCCAGCACCAACAACCGCAACAGCAAGGGCGAAAACGCTCTGGCCATCGCAGAAGCACGCGGCCACGAAGAGTTTGCAACCTTCCTGCGCTCACGCGGAGCTTCACTCTAG